One part of the Tachyglossus aculeatus isolate mTacAcu1 chromosome 26, mTacAcu1.pri, whole genome shotgun sequence genome encodes these proteins:
- the SERTAD1 gene encoding SERTA domain-containing protein 1: MLGKGLKRKREEDPAWGAGLVPDSEGSPDPAATPPPSSSLFDLSVLKLHHSLRRGEPDLRHLVLVVNTLRRLQDAMGAEPAQPPPPEPPAPLPPPPEPPVSGPDSPLCTSIAALLDDLSHIEGLSDAPSSPSVPPPEDDPLAGPPEPGLDTDRPPSLGPLELLGPAAAGYLLEDGLEGLFEDIDTSMYDCELWPGGLKAGPDPIETVGKAEGPGLDMSELDYLMDVLVSTQTL; this comes from the coding sequence ATGTTGGGTAAAGGCCTGAAACGTAAGCGGGAAGAAGACCCAGCCTGGGGTGCGGGCCTGGTGCCGGACTCCGAAGGGTCCCCGGACCCCGCCGCCACACCCCCACCGTCCAGCTCCCTCTTCGATCTCTCCGTCCTCAAACTCCATCACAGCCTGCGGCGCGGAGAGCCAGACCTCCGCCACCTGGTCCTCGTGGTCAACACCCTGCGGCGGCTCCAGGACGCCATGGGGGCCGAGCCGGCCCAGCCCCCGCCACCGGagcccccggccccgctccccccGCCGCCAGAGCCCCCCGTCTCGGGTCCGGACTCTCCCCTTTGCACGTCCATCGCCGCCCTGCTTGATGACTTGAGCCACATCGAGGGGCTCAGTgacgccccctcttccccctctgtgCCCCCTCCTGAGGATGACCCCCTGGCCGGGCCCCCTGAGCCGGGCCTGGACACTGACCGGCCCCCGTCGCTGGGGCCCTTGGAGCTGCTGGGGCCTGCAGCGGCCGGCTACCTCCTGGAGGACGGGCTGGAGGGGCTGTTTGAGGACATTGACACATCCATgtatgactgtgagctctggcCCGGTGGCCTCAAGGCTGGGCCAGACCCCATAGAGACCGTGGGCAAGGCCGAGGGGCCCGGGTTGGACATGTCGGAATTGGACTACTTAATGGACGTGCTGGTCAGCACACAGACGTTGTAG